One genomic segment of Candidatus Nezhaarchaeota archaeon includes these proteins:
- a CDS encoding PhoH family protein produces MGLLEKIKPMSPGQEELLQALKDDAYEVVGVFGPTGTGKSLLSASYGIDGVMGGKYKRFVIARPVVDVVTGREVTTIDAGELYYDLASAYLKDIFTGLIEWQEVEKLIRDGKLLFADAHYLRGRTFDETVIFVDDAQAVMPESAIEAFMRIGRNSKLIIAGDPVLQSVLGMGSSGIVALREVLLGEDNAKVVDLGLKDIVRPGAKRGIKLLLEMKMRKRALSSVERSVVDSAKIHAPDADVITVLDLMDDKRAFDITAEHVPDALVIVKEGYLARLIGKGGERINKIEQDAQLKLRAVELTLNFTEIVRAIHPVSWIHKHITDVDFAGPNLMVKVKEEFGAFVGQRGSYIKFLDSAFKRLMGVGIVAGEEVVEEKERAKRKAKRKVG; encoded by the coding sequence ATGGGTCTTTTGGAAAAGATAAAGCCCATGAGCCCTGGACAGGAGGAGCTACTTCAAGCACTTAAAGACGATGCCTATGAAGTGGTCGGAGTTTTCGGTCCTACGGGCACCGGTAAGAGCTTGTTGAGTGCTTCTTATGGCATTGATGGTGTTATGGGAGGAAAGTACAAGAGGTTTGTGATAGCTAGGCCTGTTGTAGATGTCGTGACTGGAAGAGAGGTTACAACCATCGATGCTGGAGAGCTCTACTACGACTTAGCTTCAGCTTACCTCAAAGACATTTTTACTGGCTTGATAGAGTGGCAAGAAGTAGAGAAGTTGATTAGAGATGGTAAGCTTCTCTTTGCTGACGCACACTACTTAAGAGGTAGGACATTCGATGAAACCGTGATATTTGTCGATGACGCTCAAGCAGTAATGCCAGAAAGCGCCATAGAGGCCTTCATGAGGATTGGCCGTAATAGCAAACTCATAATTGCCGGGGATCCTGTCTTACAGAGCGTCTTAGGCATGGGTTCCAGTGGGATAGTAGCGTTAAGAGAGGTTCTATTAGGCGAGGACAATGCTAAAGTGGTGGACTTAGGGTTAAAGGACATAGTTAGACCCGGAGCGAAAAGAGGCATAAAACTCCTCCTCGAAATGAAGATGAGAAAGAGGGCTTTAAGCAGCGTTGAAAGAAGTGTTGTGGACTCCGCCAAAATACATGCACCAGACGCTGACGTCATAACCGTCCTGGATTTAATGGACGATAAGAGGGCTTTCGATATAACTGCCGAGCATGTACCAGACGCCCTTGTAATAGTCAAGGAGGGCTACTTAGCTAGATTGATAGGTAAAGGTGGTGAGAGGATAAACAAGATTGAGCAGGACGCTCAACTTAAGCTAAGAGCTGTAGAGCTAACGTTGAACTTCACGGAAATCGTGAGAGCTATACATCCAGTTTCGTGGATCCACAAACACATAACTGACGTTGACTTTGCTGGACCGAATTTGATGGTGAAGGTGAAGGAGGAGTTCGGAGCCTTCGTTGGTCAAAGAGGCTCTTACATAAAGTTTCTAGACTCAGCATTCAAGAGACTTATGGGCGTAGGCATCGTAGCTGGCGAGGAGGTTGTAGAAGAGAAGGAGAGGGCAAAAAGGAAAGCTAAGAGGAAAGTTGGCTAG
- a CDS encoding Nre family DNA repair protein, with the protein MVKRFKKFVKVVKAKTPWLEHVIEEFEDACDLNQVDLVIRAPPGSLCVYCKGSKMLCGKAQCPILVKIYSIARVSSIISSLNIVGSSPPAIFIGRHGYPYVQAGPLVPPFTGDTSILDTPELWLEASIQDIVDFRVKLIHGRTRFHVKDANEPPRILSEVQLMAMGSKPVDSEMILLKKPSASILLDDEVQPMGPSAPIKGLKIGNVSSNKLIEKAISDTDLKARDAILELYEKGVPVSQIQRVLSAGLLGVKGMRKLVPTRWSITAVDSTISRVLRDEKVKEMPEIDEYRVYSLNFMDNSFVILMFPGKWSYESIEAWFPGTTWNPGGGSIAFCGDWEGYWGRTTYASMGGCYYAARLAVTEHLVKIGKQASVLVLRESHPGYIMPVGVWIVRECVRKALSQDYEKSDDLKEALRIAFSKLSISPSTWMQVSKLLNHYVKQERLTKFINQGLKTTSSNFSEA; encoded by the coding sequence ATGGTTAAGAGATTTAAGAAGTTCGTAAAGGTAGTCAAGGCAAAAACTCCTTGGCTAGAGCACGTGATCGAGGAATTTGAGGATGCTTGCGACTTGAATCAAGTGGATCTGGTCATCAGGGCTCCACCAGGAAGCTTGTGCGTTTATTGTAAGGGCTCTAAGATGCTTTGTGGCAAGGCTCAGTGCCCAATACTTGTAAAAATCTACAGCATAGCGAGAGTTAGCTCGATCATAAGTTCATTAAACATCGTCGGTTCATCGCCTCCAGCAATATTCATTGGTCGTCATGGATATCCATATGTTCAAGCAGGTCCTTTAGTACCGCCTTTCACAGGAGACACGAGCATCCTCGACACACCAGAGCTCTGGCTCGAAGCAAGCATTCAAGATATAGTGGATTTCAGAGTGAAGCTAATACATGGAAGAACTAGGTTCCACGTTAAAGATGCCAATGAGCCTCCTAGAATCTTAAGCGAAGTTCAATTAATGGCCATGGGGTCGAAGCCTGTCGACTCTGAAATGATCCTATTAAAGAAGCCTAGCGCAAGTATACTGCTTGACGATGAAGTTCAACCTATGGGGCCGTCAGCTCCAATAAAGGGGCTCAAGATAGGGAACGTCAGCTCCAATAAGCTCATCGAAAAGGCTATTAGCGACACAGATTTGAAGGCTAGAGACGCGATCCTCGAGCTTTACGAAAAAGGAGTTCCTGTATCACAAATTCAGAGGGTATTGAGTGCAGGCCTCCTTGGAGTTAAGGGGATGAGGAAGCTTGTGCCCACAAGATGGAGTATAACCGCCGTAGACAGCACGATATCCAGGGTTTTGAGGGACGAGAAGGTTAAGGAAATGCCTGAGATAGATGAATATAGGGTCTACAGCCTTAACTTCATGGACAATAGCTTCGTGATATTAATGTTTCCTGGGAAGTGGAGCTACGAGTCCATAGAGGCCTGGTTCCCTGGAACCACGTGGAACCCTGGTGGAGGGTCCATAGCCTTTTGCGGTGATTGGGAGGGTTATTGGGGGAGAACAACTTACGCCAGCATGGGAGGATGCTACTACGCTGCAAGACTTGCCGTCACCGAGCATCTCGTTAAGATAGGTAAGCAAGCATCAGTACTAGTACTTCGAGAATCGCACCCAGGCTACATAATGCCAGTTGGAGTCTGGATTGTTAGAGAGTGCGTCAGAAAGGCTCTTAGTCAAGATTACGAAAAGAGCGATGACTTGAAGGAGGCTTTGAGGATAGCCTTCAGCAAGCTATCAATAAGTCCAAGTACCTGGATGCAAGTAAGTAAACTCCTTAATCACTACGTTAAGCAGGAGAGGTTGACGAAGTTTATTAACCAAGGGTTGAAAACGACCTCCTCGAACTTTAGTGAAGCATAG
- a CDS encoding 4Fe-4S binding protein: MSYRVSVVNIERCIGCYSCMFACSRLRFGEVSLAKSAIQVKSAGGIERGFVIVVCRACVDPPCVKSCPTRALTPRPGGGVIFDESKCNSCKSCYEACIVRAVVWDEERGKPIICRYCGFCTKFCPHDVIVFEPVGRELLV; this comes from the coding sequence ATGTCTTATCGAGTTTCGGTAGTCAACATTGAGAGATGTATTGGCTGCTACAGCTGCATGTTTGCTTGTTCCCGATTGAGGTTTGGCGAGGTTAGCTTAGCTAAGAGCGCGATCCAAGTTAAGTCCGCTGGAGGTATAGAGAGAGGCTTCGTAATTGTCGTTTGTAGAGCATGCGTAGACCCTCCTTGCGTTAAGAGCTGCCCGACTAGAGCCTTGACTCCTCGTCCAGGTGGAGGGGTGATATTCGATGAGTCTAAGTGCAATTCTTGCAAAAGCTGTTATGAAGCTTGCATAGTAAGGGCTGTTGTCTGGGATGAGGAGAGAGGCAAGCCGATAATATGTAGGTACTGCGGTTTTTGCACGAAGTTCTGTCCACATGACGTGATAGTATTTGAGCCTGTGGGGAGGGAATTATTGGTATGA
- a CDS encoding aldehyde ferredoxin oxidoreductase family protein has product MMDPSLYNVLYIDLTERKYEVQERRDLFEKYLGGTGVAIKLLEEECPKGVDPFSPDNPIIFAVGPLTGLYPLASKTVAMFKSPLTGNLGESHAGGRSAVAIRLAGYGAIVIKGASKTPVYISIFNDQVKIKDATTLWGMRSSYAVGRVLREVEPGAGKRTIMRIGIAGENLVRYANVVVESYRHFGRLGLGAVFGSKKLKAIVVAGTRSVKIDDLKAYMKVYEEIFRSLTETGVMSKYHVLGTAENVLPLNAMGALPTRNLMQTRFELAENISGEALAEKYLVRKIACTHCPIGCIHLASLRIAFAPGHEYETLIIPYDYEPIYSLGSMLGIGSVEGLLRLIEKVEGLGLDAISTGVAMAWATEAYQRGLISDKETMGLKPNWGEDVEVYIRMAERIAKRANEFYSALADGVEFAASKYGGLDFALACGGNEVPGYHTGPAALVGFLVGPRHSHLDSAGYGIDQKALRSLMTKEEMVRQIVEEERFRNVLTSLVICLFARGEYKLERVVKALEPVGIKTSSEELMRLGAEIQKAKASFKAREGYSPYKVRIAKRFLETPTPLGKLNEEELRSMIKMYIEMAGLESIYTSSN; this is encoded by the coding sequence ATGATGGATCCAAGTTTGTACAACGTCTTGTACATAGATTTAACCGAGAGGAAGTATGAGGTCCAAGAGAGAAGAGATCTCTTCGAAAAGTACTTGGGCGGGACAGGAGTCGCGATAAAACTCCTTGAAGAAGAGTGTCCCAAAGGGGTTGACCCCTTCTCTCCTGATAACCCGATAATATTCGCCGTAGGTCCCTTGACTGGGCTTTATCCACTAGCATCTAAGACCGTTGCTATGTTCAAGTCGCCTTTAACTGGAAATCTTGGCGAGAGCCATGCAGGCGGTAGATCAGCTGTAGCCATAAGGCTTGCGGGCTATGGAGCAATAGTAATTAAAGGTGCTTCGAAGACCCCGGTTTACATATCGATATTCAATGATCAGGTTAAGATAAAGGACGCTACCACCCTTTGGGGCATGAGGTCCAGCTATGCTGTTGGTAGGGTGTTAAGAGAAGTTGAACCGGGTGCAGGTAAGAGGACCATAATGAGGATAGGGATCGCTGGAGAAAATCTTGTGAGATACGCTAACGTAGTGGTCGAGAGCTATAGACACTTTGGAAGACTTGGGCTTGGAGCTGTCTTTGGGAGCAAGAAGCTTAAGGCGATAGTTGTTGCCGGCACGAGGAGCGTGAAGATCGATGACCTCAAGGCTTACATGAAGGTTTACGAGGAGATATTTAGGAGCCTTACTGAGACAGGCGTTATGAGCAAGTACCACGTGCTTGGAACAGCTGAGAACGTCTTGCCACTAAACGCGATGGGCGCCCTACCAACGAGGAACCTCATGCAGACGAGATTTGAGCTTGCTGAAAACATATCGGGGGAGGCCTTAGCAGAGAAGTACTTAGTAAGAAAGATCGCATGCACTCACTGCCCAATAGGATGCATCCACTTGGCGTCGCTGAGGATAGCATTCGCTCCAGGACATGAGTATGAGACCCTCATAATACCCTATGACTACGAGCCGATATACTCCTTGGGATCTATGCTTGGGATAGGATCAGTTGAGGGGTTGCTTAGACTAATAGAGAAGGTTGAGGGGTTGGGACTTGATGCCATAAGCACCGGAGTCGCGATGGCGTGGGCGACTGAGGCCTATCAGCGAGGTCTGATAAGTGACAAGGAGACTATGGGTTTAAAGCCCAACTGGGGCGAGGACGTCGAGGTTTACATAAGGATGGCGGAGAGGATAGCTAAGAGGGCTAACGAGTTCTACAGTGCTCTAGCTGACGGCGTCGAATTTGCAGCATCAAAGTATGGAGGTTTGGACTTTGCGTTAGCATGTGGAGGCAACGAAGTCCCTGGCTATCACACAGGACCAGCTGCCCTAGTGGGCTTCCTAGTTGGACCGAGACACTCCCACCTTGATAGTGCCGGATACGGCATCGATCAGAAGGCTTTGAGGAGCTTGATGACTAAGGAGGAAATGGTAAGGCAGATAGTTGAAGAGGAGAGGTTTCGAAATGTCTTAACGAGTCTTGTCATATGCTTATTCGCTAGGGGCGAGTACAAGCTAGAGAGGGTAGTTAAAGCGCTTGAGCCAGTGGGGATAAAAACGAGCTCTGAAGAGCTTATGAGGCTTGGAGCCGAGATTCAGAAGGCCAAGGCCTCATTTAAGGCAAGGGAAGGCTATAGTCCGTACAAGGTGAGGATAGCTAAGAGGTTCCTTGAGACGCCAACACCCCTTGGCAAGCTAAACGAGGAGGAGTTGAGGAGCATGATTAAGATGTACATTGAGATGGCTGGGTTAGAGAGCATTTACACATCATCAAATTGA
- the galT gene encoding galactose-1-phosphate uridylyltransferase encodes MENILEEPEIRRDIITDRWVIVAPQRMKRPKERKGTSIQCPFCPGNEHMTPPAWLVYSRVGGELVKLADEGDERVKNWIVRCFPNMFPALKNDLPFEERLDVNFFPTTTLYSGFGYHEVIVESPDHNAHPHSNSIRNLELVVEAYFDVMTRLSYEKRVKYVCLFRNYKLEAGASISHPHSQVIALPVVPSMIRREVKAARRYNRDRGGCMYCDLIESEVGSPRLIYADEYYVVVAPWASILPYELWIIPRRHDPSFINTYPKERKALSRVLKTTLLALKKALNDPPYNLGFHVAPLYWKGESYHWHIEVYPRIVTLGGFELATNMYINTTPPEKVADDLRKIIEKLDL; translated from the coding sequence ATGGAGAATATCTTGGAAGAGCCTGAGATAAGACGTGACATAATCACTGATCGTTGGGTGATAGTAGCTCCTCAGAGAATGAAGAGGCCCAAGGAGAGGAAGGGCACATCAATCCAGTGCCCTTTCTGTCCAGGGAATGAACACATGACCCCTCCCGCATGGCTCGTCTACTCTCGCGTGGGAGGTGAGCTTGTTAAGCTAGCCGATGAAGGGGATGAAAGGGTCAAGAACTGGATAGTCAGGTGCTTTCCAAACATGTTTCCAGCCCTTAAAAACGATCTACCCTTCGAAGAGAGACTCGATGTAAACTTCTTCCCTACCACCACCTTATACAGCGGATTTGGCTATCACGAAGTTATAGTTGAGTCCCCAGATCACAACGCCCATCCACATAGTAACAGTATAAGGAATCTTGAGCTTGTAGTGGAAGCTTACTTCGACGTAATGACCAGGCTCTCCTATGAGAAGCGGGTGAAGTACGTGTGTCTCTTCAGGAACTATAAGCTTGAAGCTGGTGCCTCAATATCCCATCCACATAGTCAAGTAATAGCTCTGCCAGTGGTCCCTTCAATGATAAGAAGGGAGGTGAAGGCTGCACGAAGATATAATAGAGACCGAGGTGGATGCATGTACTGCGACTTAATAGAATCTGAAGTCGGTTCTCCAAGGCTAATCTATGCCGATGAATACTATGTTGTTGTAGCCCCTTGGGCTAGCATCCTCCCATACGAGCTCTGGATAATACCTAGGCGTCACGACCCATCATTCATAAACACTTACCCTAAGGAGAGAAAGGCTCTATCTAGGGTTCTTAAGACAACGTTACTAGCGTTAAAGAAGGCCTTAAACGACCCTCCCTACAATTTAGGCTTTCACGTAGCCCCCCTCTACTGGAAGGGTGAGAGCTACCACTGGCACATAGAGGTCTATCCTAGGATAGTCACGCTTGGTGGATTTGAGCTTGCCACTAACATGTACATCAATACAACACCTCCTGAAAAAGTTGCTGACGATCTTCGAAAAATCATTGAGAAGCTGGATCTTTAG
- a CDS encoding metallophosphoesterase codes for MLLGLMSDTHDNLSAIVKAVRAFNSYKVGLVLHAGDYVAPFTFKAYAELGCKLIGVYGNVDGDRSLLRERFSSLGFKVESEFEEIEVEGIKIALLHGVHPQIVEALALSGKYDVVVHGHTHLRRVQRIGRALVVNPGEACGYLYDVKSVALLDTATLKVEFIDL; via the coding sequence ATGTTGCTAGGGTTGATGTCGGATACCCACGACAACCTATCAGCTATAGTTAAGGCCGTGAGGGCCTTCAACTCCTACAAGGTAGGCCTCGTCCTTCACGCGGGCGATTACGTGGCCCCTTTTACTTTTAAAGCCTATGCAGAACTTGGTTGCAAGCTTATAGGAGTCTACGGCAATGTTGATGGAGATAGGAGTCTCTTACGTGAAAGATTCTCAAGCTTAGGCTTTAAGGTGGAGAGCGAGTTCGAGGAAATCGAAGTTGAGGGCATTAAGATAGCACTCCTTCATGGAGTTCACCCGCAAATAGTTGAAGCCTTAGCCCTAAGTGGTAAGTACGATGTAGTGGTTCATGGTCACACTCACCTCAGAAGGGTTCAAAGAATTGGAAGGGCTCTCGTAGTAAATCCGGGCGAGGCTTGCGGATACCTATACGACGTTAAGTCTGTAGCATTACTTGATACAGCAACGCTTAAAGTGGAGTTCATAGACCTGTGA
- a CDS encoding phosphoglucomutase/phosphomannomutase family protein, whose protein sequence is MTIRFGTDGWRGVMDKDLTIDGIKIVAQAIAEYVISRGLAKYGIVVGYDSRKGSEQYAKACTEVLAGNNIPVYMMTYDTPTPVVAFATVRLRAGGAIMITASHNPPEYNGIKFIPHYGGPASIEITQEIEKQISRVKVSSISISDADKKGLVAYVDLREEYIDWVLSLVDVDSIRRANLKVLVNPLHGSAIGFLDEALMRAGCEVKRMRCEKDPSFGGKAPDPTLPEVIDDMAFFMQDVNVGLATDGDGDRASAYSKTYIPPNMLFPILLKSMLAKGIRGGVVRTVATTHMIDEVAAKNDLRVYEVPVGFKNIAPYLLMGEAIMGGEESGGFGYKWHVPEKDGILTCLYIVEALALSGKSRLEDLIDEIGKEYRLLHSLRGRVNVIDEHRLQMLKDALKELEPKSIEDLRVERIIRIDGVKFITEKGWLLIRPSGTEPLIRVYAESEELELAKRLLEWGLRKVNELA, encoded by the coding sequence TTGACTATAAGGTTTGGTACCGATGGCTGGAGAGGGGTAATGGACAAGGACCTTACGATTGATGGAATCAAGATCGTTGCCCAAGCAATAGCTGAGTACGTCATTAGTAGAGGGCTTGCTAAATACGGCATTGTTGTTGGATATGATTCTCGAAAAGGTTCTGAACAGTATGCTAAAGCATGCACGGAAGTTCTTGCTGGGAATAACATTCCAGTGTACATGATGACCTATGATACACCAACACCAGTGGTTGCCTTCGCAACCGTTAGGCTAAGGGCTGGAGGAGCCATTATGATTACAGCATCCCATAATCCACCTGAGTATAACGGGATAAAGTTCATACCGCACTATGGCGGTCCAGCGTCGATTGAGATAACTCAAGAGATCGAGAAGCAAATCTCGAGAGTTAAGGTGAGCTCCATCAGCATCAGTGATGCCGACAAGAAGGGCTTAGTAGCTTACGTGGACTTAAGGGAGGAGTACATTGACTGGGTCCTATCATTAGTAGATGTGGATTCCATTAGAAGAGCTAATCTTAAAGTCTTAGTCAACCCTCTTCATGGCTCCGCAATAGGCTTCTTAGACGAAGCTTTAATGAGAGCTGGATGTGAAGTCAAGCGAATGAGGTGTGAGAAGGACCCCTCTTTTGGCGGTAAAGCGCCAGACCCAACGCTGCCCGAGGTTATTGATGACATGGCATTCTTCATGCAAGATGTGAACGTAGGTCTTGCAACTGATGGTGATGGGGACAGAGCTTCGGCCTACTCCAAAACGTACATACCCCCCAACATGTTGTTCCCCATACTACTCAAGTCCATGCTTGCAAAGGGGATCAGAGGAGGAGTCGTCAGGACTGTCGCTACAACCCACATGATTGACGAGGTAGCTGCTAAGAACGACTTGAGGGTCTATGAGGTGCCCGTTGGCTTCAAAAACATAGCACCTTACTTGCTGATGGGGGAGGCAATTATGGGTGGTGAGGAGAGTGGTGGTTTCGGTTACAAGTGGCATGTTCCCGAGAAAGATGGTATATTAACGTGTCTATACATAGTTGAAGCCTTAGCCTTGTCCGGAAAGAGTAGACTTGAAGACTTAATTGATGAAATTGGCAAGGAATATAGGTTGTTGCATAGCTTAAGGGGAAGGGTCAATGTAATCGATGAGCATAGACTTCAAATGCTCAAAGATGCCTTAAAGGAGCTCGAGCCCAAGAGCATAGAGGATCTTCGCGTCGAAAGAATTATCAGGATCGATGGAGTGAAGTTCATAACGGAGAAGGGCTGGCTCTTAATAAGGCCATCAGGAACTGAACCCCTAATTAGAGTTTACGCTGAGTCTGAGGAACTCGAGCTAGCTAAGAGATTGCTTGAATGGGGCTTGAGGAAGGTCAATGAATTAGCATGA
- a CDS encoding ribbon-helix-helix domain-containing protein, translating into MRIITVKIPEAYLRELDELVRSGLYPSRSEIIRTALRELLKKEVHRELVEDIDFHSLKRLRSKTSLKKRD; encoded by the coding sequence ATGAGGATAATAACCGTTAAGATACCAGAAGCATACCTTAGAGAATTGGATGAGTTGGTCAGGTCAGGGCTCTATCCATCAAGAAGCGAGATCATAAGGACGGCCTTGCGGGAGCTTTTGAAGAAAGAGGTTCATCGCGAGCTGGTAGAAGATATCGATTTCCACAGCTTAAAGCGACTTCGTTCGAAGACCTCGTTGAAGAAACGTGATTAG
- a CDS encoding radical SAM protein: MRVVKKTKSLCPECLQVIEALVYEENGCVYISKSCPQHGDYVDIYWSDYELYRKAEKWNIIGSGVLNYQKRREKGCPYDCGLCENHKTCTVLGIIDVTNRCNLNCPICFAHAGAVGYLYEPTKDQIRQMLKNLRDLKPIPPTALQYSGGEPTIRRDLPELVAMAKEEGFRHVEVNSNGIILAKDLEFYKSLLDAGMSTIYLQFDGLTDDIYVKTRGTPLLDIKMRVVENARKLKHDSIVLVVTLVKGINDHQIGDIIRFAAKNCDVVRGINVQPVSITGRINRAEREKMRITIPDFMKLCEEQTKGAIKVSDFRPVPWPVALARAMGLLKGKRYPEFTAHPHCGVATFFLVEGDDIVPITRYADVDKLEEDFWEVYKLASSGKKFRAYLKLVRASSRVRGKLRRHLLSVLIKGSYDALGTLMRRMVLLGCMHFMDPYNFDLERVERCCIHYALPDGTIRPFCSYNSIHRQVVERALSVPYSVKVESRAA, from the coding sequence TTGAGAGTCGTAAAGAAGACTAAGAGCTTATGTCCTGAGTGTCTTCAGGTCATCGAAGCTCTTGTGTATGAAGAGAATGGTTGTGTGTACATTTCTAAGTCGTGTCCTCAACACGGCGATTACGTGGACATCTATTGGAGCGATTATGAGCTTTATCGTAAGGCTGAGAAGTGGAATATCATTGGTAGTGGGGTGCTGAATTACCAAAAGAGGAGGGAGAAAGGTTGCCCGTATGATTGTGGACTATGCGAAAATCATAAGACGTGCACAGTGCTAGGCATAATAGACGTCACGAACCGCTGCAACCTCAACTGCCCCATATGCTTCGCCCACGCAGGAGCTGTTGGTTACCTCTACGAGCCCACTAAGGACCAGATAAGGCAGATGCTGAAGAACCTTAGGGATTTGAAGCCAATACCACCAACAGCCCTTCAATACTCTGGTGGAGAGCCAACAATTAGAAGAGATTTACCCGAACTTGTCGCTATGGCGAAGGAAGAGGGGTTTAGGCACGTGGAGGTTAATAGCAACGGCATTATATTGGCTAAAGACCTAGAATTTTACAAGAGCTTGCTCGATGCAGGCATGTCAACTATATACCTTCAATTTGATGGTCTAACCGACGACATCTACGTCAAGACGAGGGGCACCCCACTTTTAGACATAAAGATGAGGGTTGTGGAGAACGCGAGGAAATTGAAGCACGACTCCATAGTTCTGGTGGTAACCTTAGTGAAAGGAATAAACGATCATCAAATAGGCGACATAATAAGGTTTGCAGCAAAGAACTGCGACGTTGTTAGGGGGATTAACGTCCAGCCGGTCTCAATAACTGGTAGGATCAATAGAGCAGAGAGGGAGAAAATGAGGATAACAATACCGGACTTCATGAAGTTATGTGAGGAGCAGACGAAAGGAGCTATCAAGGTCTCAGACTTTAGGCCTGTGCCCTGGCCAGTAGCCTTAGCTAGAGCTATGGGCTTGCTTAAAGGTAAGAGGTATCCAGAGTTTACAGCTCATCCACACTGTGGAGTTGCTACATTCTTCCTAGTTGAGGGCGATGATATAGTACCGATCACGAGATATGCTGACGTCGACAAGCTGGAGGAGGATTTCTGGGAAGTCTATAAGCTTGCATCGAGCGGTAAGAAGTTCAGAGCATACCTCAAACTAGTAAGGGCTAGTAGTCGAGTGAGGGGTAAGCTTAGGAGACACTTATTGAGCGTTTTAATCAAGGGGTCTTACGATGCGTTGGGAACGCTCATGAGGAGGATGGTGCTCTTGGGCTGCATGCACTTCATGGACCCCTATAACTTCGATCTTGAGAGAGTTGAGAGGTGCTGTATTCATTACGCCTTACCTGATGGAACGATAAGACCCTTCTGCTCCTACAACAGTATTCATAGGCAAGTAGTGGAGAGGGCTTTAAGCGTACCGTATTCAGTTAAGGTTGAAAGCCGAGCCGCTTAA
- a CDS encoding class I SAM-dependent methyltransferase family protein, producing the protein MVKNSLLRKLAEDVVPSSLLNRVPKGFEVIGDIVILNLPRELEDYRFKIAEALLNHLKPRIRLVVRRSSPARDPERVHSYEILAGSGGFETLHRESGCVFKVDISKAFFTSRLQYERSRIASLVKPGEVIVNMFAGVGPFSIVIAKKVPGVKVYSIDINPEAYKLMVENVKLNKVEGKVIPLLGDAAEVIDRHDLRGIADRVLMPSPEHAINYLDKAIETLKSRGVVHYYDVAFKVKRLQDYLVNRISSILNGLGVKWEVRTVRAIRSVAPLKVYLCADVHIDRGLSQ; encoded by the coding sequence ATGGTTAAGAATAGCTTACTGAGGAAGTTAGCTGAAGACGTCGTGCCATCCAGCTTGCTAAACCGAGTACCCAAGGGCTTTGAAGTGATAGGCGATATCGTCATCTTGAACCTACCGAGAGAGCTAGAGGATTACAGGTTCAAGATAGCTGAAGCATTACTCAACCACTTAAAGCCTAGGATCAGGCTCGTCGTTAGAAGAAGTTCTCCAGCAAGAGATCCTGAGAGGGTCCATAGCTACGAGATCCTAGCTGGATCTGGTGGCTTTGAGACGTTGCATAGAGAAAGTGGGTGCGTCTTCAAGGTTGACATATCAAAGGCATTCTTCACCTCTAGGCTTCAATACGAAAGATCAAGGATTGCGAGTCTCGTTAAGCCAGGTGAGGTTATAGTCAATATGTTCGCGGGGGTGGGCCCCTTCTCGATAGTAATCGCGAAGAAAGTTCCGGGGGTAAAAGTGTACTCAATAGACATTAACCCCGAGGCCTACAAGCTTATGGTGGAGAACGTGAAGTTGAACAAAGTAGAGGGTAAGGTCATACCGCTACTGGGAGATGCAGCAGAAGTCATAGATCGACACGATCTTAGAGGTATAGCAGATAGAGTTCTAATGCCCTCCCCCGAACATGCCATCAATTACTTGGATAAAGCTATCGAGACCTTGAAAAGCAGAGGTGTCGTGCACTACTATGACGTAGCCTTTAAAGTGAAGAGACTTCAGGATTACCTTGTAAATAGGATCTCATCGATCCTTAATGGTCTAGGAGTAAAGTGGGAGGTAAGGACTGTTAGGGCTATAAGGTCCGTGGCCCCTTTAAAGGTCTATTTGTGTGCTGACGTGCACATAGACAGAGGTCTTAGTCAATAA
- a CDS encoding DUF211 domain-containing protein produces MSVSIRKILIDALKPREVPITELSRAICTAKGVREVDVVVTEVDAKTETVKITITGTNIDFDEVVRIISQNSAAIRSIDQVTVYKTKRAI; encoded by the coding sequence ATGTCCGTATCGATAAGGAAGATATTAATAGATGCCCTAAAACCAAGAGAAGTGCCAATAACTGAACTGTCAAGGGCTATATGTACAGCTAAGGGAGTTAGAGAGGTTGACGTTGTTGTGACCGAGGTTGATGCGAAGACTGAGACGGTCAAGATAACTATAACCGGCACCAACATAGATTTTGACGAAGTGGTTAGAATAATATCTCAAAATAGCGCAGCCATAAGGAGCATTGATCAGGTTACGGTTTATAAAACTAAAAGAGCTATTTAG